Proteins from one Candidatus Methylomirabilota bacterium genomic window:
- a CDS encoding ribonuclease H-like domain-containing protein produces MLRRLETRPPAPRPAAPPRALPLDPIETPHGVALCRVEEVALPPGVARAIEPAAGTVFLDTETTGLAGGTGTYVFLVGLGTWTRAGFRVTQYFLGDLGAEAAFLAAVRAALADARQLVTFNGRTFDLPLLETRYLLSRAPWWGAEIPHLDLYPMARALWRAHVADCRLTTLEAALLDLDRGDDLPGAMMPELYFRYLRSRDTRPLPRIFAHNRWDLLALAALAARADALLAGPDPRHDPLEWLGAARWLERRDPERSVAFYEAALGAGLPPDTRARAAWRLGRLWRRAGRRAEALALWAGIAAATEDAPLGLLVDLAKLQEHVARDFAAALRLTRRALDRIDASDLDAVGELVGGALGHRARRLERRLRGRVLAGLVPTAERP; encoded by the coding sequence ATGCTGCGCCGACTCGAGACGCGCCCGCCGGCGCCCCGGCCGGCCGCGCCGCCGCGGGCCCTGCCGCTCGACCCCATCGAGACACCCCACGGCGTGGCCCTCTGCCGGGTCGAAGAGGTGGCGCTGCCGCCGGGTGTCGCCCGCGCCATCGAGCCGGCAGCGGGGACCGTGTTCCTCGACACGGAGACGACGGGGTTGGCCGGCGGGACCGGGACCTACGTGTTCCTGGTCGGGCTCGGGACGTGGACGCGGGCAGGGTTCCGCGTGACCCAGTACTTCCTCGGCGACCTCGGAGCCGAGGCCGCGTTCCTGGCCGCGGTCCGGGCGGCGCTGGCCGACGCCCGGCAGCTCGTGACCTTCAACGGGCGGACCTTCGACCTCCCGCTCCTCGAGACCCGTTACCTCCTCAGCCGGGCCCCGTGGTGGGGAGCCGAGATCCCCCACCTCGACCTCTACCCGATGGCCCGCGCCCTCTGGCGGGCCCACGTCGCCGATTGCCGGCTCACGACCCTCGAGGCGGCGCTGCTCGACCTCGACCGGGGAGACGACTTGCCGGGCGCGATGATGCCCGAGCTCTACTTCCGGTACCTCCGCTCCCGGGACACGCGCCCCCTTCCGCGGATCTTCGCCCACAACCGGTGGGACCTCCTGGCCCTGGCCGCGCTCGCCGCGCGAGCCGACGCGCTCCTGGCGGGACCCGACCCGCGCCACGATCCGCTCGAGTGGCTCGGGGCGGCCCGCTGGCTCGAGCGGCGGGATCCGGAGCGGAGCGTCGCGTTCTACGAGGCGGCCCTGGGGGCCGGGCTCCCGCCGGACACCCGCGCGCGGGCCGCCTGGCGGCTGGGTCGGCTCTGGCGTCGGGCCGGACGGCGCGCCGAGGCCCTGGCCCTGTGGGCGGGCATCGCCGCGGCCACCGAAGACGCGCCGCTCGGGCTCCTGGTGGACCTCGCCAAGCTCCAGGAGCACGTCGCCCGCGACTTCGCGGCCGCACTCCGCCTGACCCGCCGCGCGCTGGACCGCATCGACGCCAGCGACCTCGACGCCGTCGGGGAGCTGGTGGGCGGGGCCCTCGGCCACCGGGCGCGCCGTCTGGAGCGGCGCCTCCGGGGTCGGGTCCTGGCGGGCCTGGTACCGACCGCCGAGCGTCCCTGA
- a CDS encoding ABC transporter ATP-binding protein, which yields MSLLRLRDVSKRFASTDPPAVDGLSLAVEPGEILVLLGPSGCGKTTTLRLIAGFESPDRGVIEIRGQRMAGGGTTVAPEARGVGIVFQDYALFPHLTVADNVVFGLGRFERAARLRRVAEVLETVGLAELARRFPHELSGGQQQRVALARALAPAPALILLDEPFSNLDTDLRASMREEIEKILRMTGTTAVFVTHDQQEAFTLADRVGVLHAGHLEQLDVPYEVYHHPATRFVAEFVGSADFLRCMVKEEGIVSEIGTFQNPDRHPPGLPVDIMIRPDDIDFIPHPEGDVVVIGRQFHGSENLYRLRLPSGARVHSVQPSTTIYPPGTRVRLVASLIHVVAFPLADI from the coding sequence GTGAGCCTCCTCCGCCTCCGCGACGTCAGCAAGCGCTTCGCTTCCACGGACCCTCCCGCCGTCGACGGGCTGTCGCTCGCCGTCGAGCCCGGCGAGATCCTGGTCCTGCTGGGCCCATCGGGGTGCGGCAAGACCACGACGCTCCGCCTGATCGCGGGCTTCGAATCCCCGGACCGCGGCGTCATCGAGATTCGCGGCCAGCGCATGGCGGGCGGCGGCACGACGGTGGCGCCCGAGGCCCGGGGCGTGGGGATCGTCTTCCAGGACTACGCCCTCTTTCCTCACCTCACCGTCGCCGACAACGTCGTGTTCGGCCTCGGGCGCTTCGAACGGGCCGCCCGGCTGCGGCGGGTCGCCGAGGTCCTGGAGACCGTGGGGCTCGCCGAGCTCGCCCGGCGGTTCCCTCACGAGCTGTCGGGCGGCCAGCAGCAGCGCGTGGCGCTCGCCCGGGCCCTGGCCCCGGCACCGGCCCTCATCCTCCTGGACGAGCCCTTCTCGAACCTCGACACCGACCTCCGGGCCAGCATGCGCGAGGAGATCGAGAAGATTCTCCGGATGACGGGCACCACCGCCGTCTTCGTGACTCACGATCAGCAGGAAGCGTTCACGCTCGCCGACCGGGTCGGCGTCCTCCACGCCGGCCACCTGGAGCAGCTCGACGTGCCCTATGAGGTCTACCATCACCCCGCCACCCGCTTCGTGGCCGAGTTCGTGGGCTCGGCCGACTTCCTCCGCTGCATGGTGAAGGAGGAGGGGATCGTCTCCGAGATCGGGACCTTCCAGAATCCCGACCGGCACCCGCCGGGGCTCCCGGTGGACATCATGATCCGTCCCGACGACATCGACTTCATCCCGCACCCGGAGGGCGACGTCGTCGTGATCGGGCGCCAGTTCCATGGCTCGGAGAACCTGTATCGGCTGCGGTTGCCGTCGGGCGCCCGCGTCCACTCCGTGCAGCCGTCCACCACGATCTATCCGCCGGGGACGCGCGTCCGGCTGGTCGCCAGTCTGATCCACGTCGTCGCCTTCCCGCTCGCGGACATCTAG
- a CDS encoding metal-dependent transcriptional regulator encodes MPNTRRPSSPNDRVRAAESTASVQDYLGAIYDLMGSGHVVIGARLAKHMRVSAPAVTEALQRMARAGYIRLSAGKEISLTRKGKTLAEVMARRHRLLERWLTDILGLNWAEAHEEAHRLEHALSPRVEERLAALLGMPSTCPHGNPIPGMPSPAPTHPFPLDQAREGTTVVVERITEEAEADRRLLEHLWKHEVKPGARLHIEEVAPWAGTITAAGGSTRIVLGLAAASKIWVYLPTR; translated from the coding sequence ATGCCTAACACGCGCCGGCCGTCAAGCCCCAATGACAGGGTTCGCGCCGCCGAGAGCACCGCCTCGGTCCAGGATTATCTGGGGGCGATCTACGACCTCATGGGCAGCGGCCATGTGGTGATCGGCGCGCGGCTGGCCAAGCACATGCGGGTCTCGGCCCCGGCGGTGACCGAGGCCCTCCAGCGCATGGCCCGGGCCGGGTACATCCGTCTGAGCGCCGGCAAGGAGATCTCCCTGACCCGGAAGGGCAAGACGCTGGCAGAGGTGATGGCCCGGCGCCATCGGCTGCTCGAGCGCTGGCTCACCGACATCCTCGGGCTCAACTGGGCCGAGGCCCACGAAGAGGCGCATCGGCTCGAGCACGCGCTGTCGCCTCGCGTGGAGGAGCGGCTGGCCGCTCTCCTCGGCATGCCGAGCACCTGCCCCCACGGCAATCCCATCCCCGGCATGCCCAGCCCGGCGCCGACCCACCCCTTCCCACTCGATCAGGCGCGCGAAGGCACCACGGTCGTGGTGGAGCGGATCACCGAGGAAGCCGAGGCCGACCGCCGCCTGCTCGAGCATCTCTGGAAGCACGAGGTGAAGCCCGGGGCGCGCCTTCACATCGAGGAAGTCGCGCCGTGGGCCGGCACGATAACGGCCGCCGGCGGGAGCACGCGCATCGTGCTGGGGCTGGCGGCGGCGTCGAAGATCTGGGTCTATCTCCCGACTCGGTGA
- a CDS encoding extracellular solute-binding protein, translated as MRQDGSTRARWAAGVLGAVAVLALLPGPAYAAGAAEGREVVVYTARIEQLIKPMFDAFTAKTGIKVRLFSASEAELFERLKAEGANTPADVLMTVDVGNLWLAQQAGLLQGFQSPIIDKNIPPHLRAKGNDWVGLSVRARTIAYSTERVKPEELSTYEALGDARWRGRLCLRTSKKVYNQSMVATMIKTLGEKRTEDVLRGWMANEPRIFSSDAKLLEAIAAGQCDVGLVNTYYLAQIKAKDQAFPVALFWPNQKDRGVHVNISGAGVTRFAKHMVPAIRLIEFLSSDDAQNLYADVNYEYPANPAVRPNALLTAWGSFKADQVDVAAAGEFQSAAVRLMDRVGWK; from the coding sequence ATGCGACAGGACGGATCGACCCGGGCGCGGTGGGCGGCCGGCGTGCTCGGCGCCGTGGCCGTGCTCGCCCTGCTGCCGGGCCCGGCCTACGCCGCCGGGGCCGCCGAGGGGCGCGAGGTCGTGGTCTACACGGCCCGCATCGAGCAGCTCATCAAGCCGATGTTCGACGCCTTCACGGCCAAGACCGGGATCAAGGTCCGGCTGTTCAGCGCCAGCGAGGCCGAGCTGTTCGAGCGCCTCAAGGCCGAGGGAGCCAACACGCCGGCCGACGTGCTCATGACGGTGGACGTCGGAAACCTGTGGCTCGCCCAGCAGGCGGGACTGCTCCAGGGCTTCCAGTCGCCGATCATCGACAAGAACATTCCGCCTCACCTCCGGGCCAAAGGCAACGACTGGGTCGGCCTCTCGGTCCGGGCGCGCACGATCGCCTATAGCACCGAGCGGGTGAAGCCCGAGGAGCTCTCGACCTACGAGGCCCTGGGCGACGCGCGGTGGCGCGGTCGGCTGTGCCTCCGGACTTCCAAGAAGGTCTACAACCAATCCATGGTCGCGACGATGATCAAGACCCTGGGCGAGAAGCGGACGGAGGACGTGCTGCGGGGCTGGATGGCGAACGAGCCCCGGATCTTCTCGAGCGACGCCAAACTCCTGGAGGCGATCGCCGCGGGGCAATGCGACGTGGGACTCGTCAACACCTATTACCTCGCCCAGATCAAGGCCAAGGACCAGGCCTTTCCGGTCGCCCTCTTCTGGCCCAACCAGAAGGATCGGGGGGTGCACGTGAACATCTCCGGGGCCGGCGTGACCCGGTTCGCGAAGCACATGGTCCCGGCCATTCGGCTGATCGAGTTCTTGAGCTCGGATGATGCCCAGAACCTCTACGCCGACGTCAACTACGAGTACCCGGCCAACCCCGCCGTCAGGCCGAACGCGCTCCTCACCGCCTGGGGATCGTTCAAAGCCGACCAGGTGGACGTGGCGGCGGCCGGTGAGTTCCAGTCGGCGGCGGTGCGGCTGATGGATCGGGTCGGCTGGAAGTAG
- a CDS encoding iron ABC transporter permease — MTPAARAPAVWATPGRWARDIWPWAAGVVALLVAAPVLVVCFSLTRPSPDVWRHLWETQLLELVGNTAALVIGVGLGVAVLGTTLAWLVTMYRFPGRAVLEWLLILPLAMPAYVFGFVVLAIFDYTGPVQRALRALLGPRLALPDPASYGCLVLVMTLVLYPYVYLLARAAFLGQSEATLEAARALGVSRRAVFWRVALPLARPAIVAGVTLALMEALADFGTVAIFNYSTFTVAIYRVWFGLFNRHAATELASVLVLFTLGLSLAERALRGGARFDRRDAGARRAPRTRLEGWRGWAASGGASLAVGLGFVLPVARLLTWIPGRAAYDPRYPQFLGNTLAVAGVTALVAVAAAVVVAYGVRLSRGRLVEALARVASMGYALPGSVVAVGVLALLARLDRALEGPLQAVGSAAGLWLTGSVVGLVFAYVVRFLAVSCQTVEASLVGITPGMDMAARSLGVPPWGVLRRVHIPLLRPGLFTAGLLVFVDVMKEMPATLLLRPLGYETLAVRVWQFTSESLWEAAAAPALTIVAAGILPVIVLVRSSARVLPRVRRDPAGRVSSEGAPSVR; from the coding sequence ATGACGCCGGCAGCCAGGGCGCCGGCGGTCTGGGCGACGCCCGGCCGGTGGGCCCGGGATATCTGGCCGTGGGCGGCGGGCGTGGTCGCGCTCCTGGTGGCCGCCCCCGTCCTGGTCGTCTGTTTCTCCCTCACCCGACCGAGCCCCGACGTCTGGCGGCATCTCTGGGAGACCCAGCTGCTCGAGCTCGTCGGGAACACGGCGGCACTGGTGATCGGCGTCGGGCTCGGGGTGGCCGTGCTCGGGACGACGCTGGCCTGGCTGGTGACGATGTACCGCTTTCCGGGCCGAGCGGTCCTGGAGTGGCTCCTGATCCTGCCTCTCGCCATGCCCGCCTATGTGTTCGGGTTCGTCGTCCTCGCGATCTTCGATTACACGGGCCCGGTTCAGCGCGCGCTCCGGGCGCTCCTCGGTCCCCGGCTCGCGCTGCCCGACCCCGCGTCGTATGGTTGCCTCGTCCTCGTCATGACCCTGGTCCTCTACCCTTACGTCTACCTGCTCGCCCGGGCCGCCTTCCTCGGGCAGTCGGAGGCGACCCTGGAGGCTGCCCGCGCCCTCGGGGTGAGCCGACGCGCGGTCTTCTGGCGGGTGGCGCTGCCGCTGGCGCGGCCGGCGATCGTGGCGGGGGTCACGCTGGCCCTCATGGAGGCCCTGGCGGATTTCGGCACGGTGGCGATCTTCAATTACTCGACGTTCACGGTGGCGATCTACCGGGTCTGGTTCGGCTTGTTCAACCGGCATGCCGCCACGGAACTGGCGAGTGTCCTGGTGCTCTTCACGCTCGGGCTCTCTCTCGCCGAGCGGGCTCTGCGGGGCGGCGCGCGCTTCGACCGCCGGGACGCCGGCGCGCGCCGGGCGCCGCGGACACGGCTCGAGGGCTGGCGTGGCTGGGCCGCGAGCGGGGGAGCCAGCCTGGCCGTGGGCCTCGGCTTCGTCCTTCCGGTGGCCCGGCTCCTGACGTGGATCCCGGGGCGGGCCGCCTACGACCCCCGGTACCCACAGTTCCTGGGCAACACGCTGGCGGTGGCCGGCGTCACCGCCCTGGTGGCGGTGGCGGCCGCCGTCGTCGTCGCGTATGGCGTCCGCCTCAGCCGGGGTCGCCTCGTCGAGGCCCTCGCCCGCGTGGCCAGCATGGGCTACGCGCTGCCGGGGTCGGTCGTCGCGGTCGGGGTGCTGGCCCTCCTGGCCCGACTCGACCGGGCGCTCGAGGGCCCGCTGCAGGCCGTCGGAAGCGCCGCCGGGCTCTGGCTCACCGGCTCGGTCGTCGGCCTCGTCTTCGCCTACGTGGTGCGATTCCTGGCCGTGAGCTGCCAGACCGTCGAGGCCAGTCTGGTCGGCATCACGCCCGGCATGGACATGGCCGCCCGCTCGCTCGGGGTCCCGCCCTGGGGGGTGCTCCGGCGGGTCCACATCCCCTTGCTCCGGCCCGGCCTCTTCACCGCCGGCCTGCTGGTCTTCGTCGACGTGATGAAGGAGATGCCGGCGACGCTCCTGCTCCGGCCGCTCGGCTACGAGACCCTGGCCGTGCGGGTCTGGCAATTCACCTCCGAGTCCTTGTGGGAGGCGGCGGCGGCCCCGGCCCTGACCATCGTGGCGGCGGGGATCCTGCCGGTCATCGTCCTCGTGCGGAGCAGCGCGCGCGTCCTCCCCCGGGTGAGACGCGACCCGGCCGGGCGAGTCTCTTCGGAGGGGGCCCCCTCGGTCAGGTGA
- a CDS encoding D-glycerate dehydrogenase, whose product MPGTMFISRHLPQDALDLARSRATVRLNPEDRRLSPDELGREIRDAEGLVCLLTDTIDEPLLARAGRLRVVANVAVGYNNIDVPAASRRRVVVTNTPGVLTETTADFTWALLLATARRVAEGDAYTRAGKFTEWGLMLLLGGDVHGKTLGILGLGRIGRAVARRAQGFAMRLLYHDAVRDPAAERDLGVVYQDKATVLREADFVTLHVPLLAETHHYIGEPELRRMKPTAFLINASRGPVVHEAALVRALKEGWIAGAGLDVYEEEPTVHAGLLECPNAVLAPHIASASRETRTKMAMMAVENCLAVLEGTRPPNPVNPEILT is encoded by the coding sequence ATGCCCGGCACGATGTTCATTTCCCGACACCTCCCCCAGGATGCGCTCGACCTGGCGCGGTCCCGCGCCACCGTGCGCCTCAACCCGGAGGATCGGCGGCTCAGTCCGGACGAGCTCGGGCGGGAGATTCGCGATGCCGAGGGGCTGGTCTGCCTCTTGACCGACACGATCGACGAGCCCCTGCTGGCCCGCGCCGGACGCCTCCGGGTCGTGGCCAACGTGGCCGTCGGATACAACAACATCGACGTGCCCGCCGCCAGCCGCCGCCGGGTCGTGGTCACCAACACCCCGGGGGTCCTGACGGAGACGACCGCCGATTTCACCTGGGCCCTCCTCCTCGCCACCGCGCGCCGCGTGGCCGAGGGCGACGCCTACACGCGCGCCGGCAAGTTCACCGAGTGGGGGCTGATGCTCCTGCTCGGCGGGGACGTGCACGGCAAGACCCTCGGCATCCTGGGACTCGGGCGCATCGGGCGCGCGGTCGCCCGGCGAGCCCAGGGCTTTGCCATGCGACTCCTCTACCACGACGCCGTCCGCGACCCCGCCGCCGAGCGCGACCTCGGCGTCGTGTACCAGGACAAGGCCACCGTCCTGCGCGAGGCCGACTTCGTCACCTTGCACGTGCCGCTTCTGGCCGAGACGCACCATTACATCGGCGAACCCGAGCTTCGCCGGATGAAGCCGACCGCCTTCCTCATCAACGCCTCCCGGGGCCCGGTGGTCCACGAGGCCGCCCTCGTCCGGGCCCTGAAGGAAGGCTGGATCGCGGGCGCCGGGCTCGACGTCTACGAGGAGGAGCCGACGGTCCACGCCGGGCTCCTCGAGTGCCCGAACGCGGTGCTGGCGCCCCACATCGCCTCGGCCTCCCGCGAGACACGGACGAAGATGGCGATGATGGCGGTCGAGAACTGCCTGGCGGTGCTCGAGGGGACGCGCCCGCCAAACCCGGTGAACCCCGAAATCCTCACCTGA